Within Candidatus Aegiribacteria sp., the genomic segment GCTACCCACCAGCCAACTTTTAAGTACACAGAAGGGTTAATTGATTCATGAATGTCCAGCGACATACTCGTCCGGAGCCTGACGACAGTTATAATTCCCTTCTAATTTATGCTCCTTTCTTTGCTTTCTTTGACTCTTCTAATCTAAAACTTGGCTCATTGAGTTCGAGGATCACGCTGTGGTGTACGAGTCGGTCTATTGCAGCAGCAGTGGTCATAGGATCTTTGAATATTCTCTCCCATTGCGAGAACTGCAGATTACTTGTAAGCATCACACTTCCACGTTCATATCGCTCTGCCAACAGGGTGAACAACACTTCCATTTCTTCCCTGCTCTGCTGGACATATCCGATGTCATCGATGATAAGCGCATCGAACTTGGACAGACTTTTCAGGAATCTTGCCAATTTCATGTCACGCTTTGCGATAAGCAGCTCTTGTACAAGCAGACTGCAGGAGTAAAAGCGGACCCGGTAACCCTTATGGATCAGCTCTATGCCTATGGCGCACAGCAGATGTGTTTTCCCGCCACCGGGACCGCCAAACGCAAGCACATTTTCACTCCTGCCTATGAAGCCCCCATCAAGTAATGCGTCCACCTTCTGGTTCTCCACTGGAGATAACCTGCTCCTTACAAAGGTATCAAGAGTTTTCTCCAGAGGCAGCTTTGACTGGCGGAGGAACCGGGTAACACGGTTCTGTCGGCGTTCCTCAACTTCCTGCTCAATAAGAGACTGAAGGTATTCTTCATGGCTCAGAGAATCACGCCTGGCATGCTCAGCCTCTTCCTCGTAGCAACGCCGAATTGTCGGCAGGTGCAGTTCCTTCAGATACTCTTTCAGTGCGTTCACTGGGCCACCGCCATATCGCACCGCAGCAACTCATCGTAGACGGAGAGTTTT encodes:
- the istB gene encoding IS21-like element helper ATPase IstB codes for the protein MRYGGGPVNALKEYLKELHLPTIRRCYEEEAEHARRDSLSHEEYLQSLIEQEVEERRQNRVTRFLRQSKLPLEKTLDTFVRSRLSPVENQKVDALLDGGFIGRSENVLAFGGPGGGKTHLLCAIGIELIHKGYRVRFYSCSLLVQELLIAKRDMKLARFLKSLSKFDALIIDDIGYVQQSREEMEVLFTLLAERYERGSVMLTSNLQFSQWERIFKDPMTTAAAIDRLVHHSVILELNEPSFRLEESKKAKKGA